The window ATACAAGAAGATGATCCATATTCTTCTAAATTTTTGAGACAAAAGATCCCCCATTTTCCTCAACTCTTGCAAACATTTGATTTTTGTGAAAACCAGGAGTTATAACCCAAAAGATGATGATAGGGTCAATTTGACAGGGTCAATTTTACGCTTACGTACTATGAGACCAGTTTCTCTGGCAGTTTGCCTAAACCACTCTTTGGGAAACAGTTCCCAAAGAGAGTCTTCAAGAGTAGGTGGGGGGCGAGGAGGCATAGATGCACTAATATTTAGTTAATATAAAAACACATACAGAAATATTATCTAAAGTTTAACCGATTACACAGGACTCATATCTATGAAATCTTAATCGGAAAGAAAAAGTAAAACAAAGAGGCAAAGATCTGGCGATTTGTGCAGGAAAAAAGAGAGGAAAAAAGGAATTAAGAGAGTTCATTAAAAATCAGATTTCTTCCGGAACCCCCTTTACTGCTCCAACTTCAAAGGATTTCCGATACCAAGTCCCATCAGGCGTGTCTCTTTCTGGGCTCCGAAACCTGGAGTGAAATCCTTTCTTTCAAGGTCAAAACGGACCTGATCTTTCTGAAGCCCATACCCATCCATGTGGTCGAAAATCAGTTTTTCCATAAGCTTCGTCCCATAATCCACAGCCTCTAGATAATTATCTGCAACCTTTCTTTCGACTTCAGAGAACACATGATACTGCTCAGTTCCAAAACCAATAGGTCGGATTAGAATTTCGCTTCTCTTGACGATGTTGCCAGCCAGGGCTCCTGCGGCATTGCCTACCTCATGGAATTTCGGAATACGGATATCTGCATCGATAAATTCCCTGAGTTCGGGCACGTAGGCTTTGACAGGAGCCCCGATCATTACGACCGGAATATTGATTTTGAACTTTGTGAAACGAGAGTTTGTCAGCAGTTTTTCAAGGTCTTCCCGCTTGAAGTCTTTTGCAAAGAATGCCAGCAGGTCAAGAGCAATATTTTTTGCAAAATTTCGTTTTATTTCCCGGGAAAAACTTTCAGGGTCCAGCCCGAGGTAGCTGCCAAGAAGTTTTGCTCCCAGCCAGGAGACGGTGCTGTTCCACGTATCATATTCTCCAAGCACGTGGAGGGCATCCGTAGGTGTGAAACCTATATGGAAGATGCAGCGCTTCTGGACCAGGGAACGCAGAGCCTTTACAAACTGCAGGGGATGTTTTCCAACTGCTTCAGAAATATCGGATACCGAAACCGGCTCATATCCTATAACGTCAAAGATCTTACGTTCATAATTTTCCAGTTCAAATTCGATAGAGTAATTAAGGGCATGTATGTCATCATCTTCCCCCGCATTCCCGCTCCTGACAAAGAAACTTGTTAGCTGGAAGATATCATCCATTATCCTGTCCGAAATTCTTTCAGCTTTCCTCAACTTGTCTTCAAGGATAGGATAGTCTGAAGCTGCAAGGCAGAGAGGAATAACCCGGTTCGGGCCAATATGGAGTTTTTTCTGTACCCAGACGTGGCTGTCTCCTCCCATAGCCGAAGTTCTGATCCTTACCGCCCTGACCATAGTTTTCCAGTTTCCCACTATAGCTCCGTTTTCACTGATCTCGGGAACTCCGTCCTCTATCAGAGCAATATCGGTGCTCGTGCCTCCCACGTCCACTGCCACGCAGGTTTTCAAGCCGCTTATATGGGCAGCCCCTACAAGGCTTGCGGCAGGGCCTGAAAAAATAGATTCCACAGGCTTTTCAAGCGCTTCTTCAATGCGTGCAAGGGAGCCGTCACATTTCATTACCATCATGGGAGCTTTGATATTTCTTGCTTCCATTACCGATAGAACTGCCCGGATGAACTGAGTGGTTATAGGGATCAGACGAGCGTTCAGAACTGCAGTTACTGCCCTTTCGTAAGCCCCCAGGCTCAGGGAAAGTTCGTGCCCGCAGACTACGGGTTTATCTGTCAGCTGTTCTATTGTTTTTTTTACTGAAAGTTCATGCTCCGGGTTCCGTACGGAAAAGTAAGAAGATACGGCATATGAAAAGAGCCTGCCTCTGGTGTTGTTAACGAATTGTTCCACAGATTTAAGGTCAAGGCAGCTAACCTCATTTCCTTTTGAATCGTGGCCGCCATCTATGGAAATCGTCTCATGCGCCGGAATATCTCCATTGACTGTGTAGCCTGCCAGGATCAAGCCTGCAGGATGACCTTTGCCTTCCAGTGTGGAATTTGTAGAAAGAGTTGTGGATACTGAGACCAGTTTGATATCCTTCAGATACTCCTGTTTTAAGCCTGCAACTACTTTTTCTATCCCTTCAACCAGATTAGAATGCGTAGTTAGTGCTTTATTAGAATCAAGAATGCTGCCGTCTGCAAGATCCATTAAAACGGCGTCAGTGTATGTCCCACCAGTATCGATTCCTAAACCTAGTTTCATAGTTGTAAATGATTTCCAAAAAAATATAACATAGCCTATCAGGATTTCGCAGGAGTATAAGGTTCTGCAGGAGGGTGAAATATTGAGGGGGACGAAATTATAGAGGGGACGAAATATTGAAAGAAAAGAATCAGGGAAATATGGGAAGGAGCAGTAAAAAAGGATGAGTAAGATAGAGGAAACGGATAAAAGAAATCTGAAGTTTCCAGGACTATTTCAATTCTTAACCCCACTATTATATTATACTGTCCACAACCCGCTCTTTTTTTCCTCCGGCGAAAACTCTGTGAACTTGCAGGTGCCAGCGAGTACATCCAGGTTCAGGCGCTTCAAGAGCCTTAAGCAGGATTCCTGTTACTTTAGAAATGATCTATATAGAATATCTGCCGGATAACCTGTATCTCCGAGAATGTTAGGGCTGGCAAATAGCTCGAAACTGCTTTGGTCTCTTAAAAAACCAGTTTGAATCCCGGCAATATTCTATCCATAATTTTATTTCATGAATCTTCTTCAATAGCGAATCATTTGTTAAAAGGTGGCTCTGATTCATTTTTCGATCCAGGTAGACTCTTTTGAGATAGTTCCTGTTCTTTATCAGAACATTTCCGGACTCCAGATCTTTCCGGATCTCAAATTTGGCTTTATCTCCTGTAGAATCCTGTTTTCAGACCTCGTTTCAGACCCGTTATGACCCGCTTTCAACCTGATTCCTCAAAAAATGCCCAGATTCTGTTTATCTGACAAAGGAAAACTTAATGTTCCCGGGATTCACTGGCATATATAAGTGAGATATAATAATAGATAACATAACCGATTCTCTTTTTTGAAGGTAAAAAAAATTTATTATTTACAAAAAAAACCTTAGACTTCCTATATCAAAATAAGCCTTTTTTACATCGAGAGCGATTTTCACCCTGCTGAAATAAACCCGTTCCCTCAAATATGAAGCCACATAATTTTTTACAGTATAATATGGAAAAACGAAAAAGAATCTGAAAACAGAAAATAGTCTGAAAACAGAAAATAGTCTGAAAACAGAAAATAGTCTGAAAACAGAAAATAGTCTGAAAACAGAAATTCGATTGAACCAAAAAACTGAAGTCGAACTTGATACAAAAAAGCCTAAACCTGATCAAGAATTATAATTTGGAAAAAACAAACCCCAATAAAAAACAAAAGAATGAATGTGTTTAAAAAACACACTCATCCGATCTTTATTTTTGTTTCTTTGGTACGCTTTTTGGTCTGTTTTTCGGTACGCTTTTTGGTATACTTTTTGGTCCGTGTTCCGGGCCATATTCATCCAGACAACTGCCTTCGCAGAGTTTTACTCCGGAGTGGTAGGCTGCCTTGCCGATCATATGGCCTGAAATGGGGGCTGTAAGCAGGATAAAGATCGCTACAGTCAGCGCCTTTACTCCCATTGGCGTATAGCCCTCCTGGATGATGATACTCGCCAGGACTCCAAGAGCACCCAGGGTTGCAACCTTTGTTGTTGCGTGCAACCTGTTGTATACATCAGGTAAACGCAGCAGGCCGAGCATTCCGAGACAGAGGAATATGAGCCCTATCAAAAGGAAGAACACACTGATTATGTCCAGTATAGTCGCGATTATCGCCATTACAGCACCTCCCCTGTATCGATATACTTTGCTACTATTACCGTCCCCACAAAGGAGATGATTGAAAGTAGCATGGCTACGTCCATGAGGAAAATCGATTGCCCCTGAAAAGCATAGAGGGCAAATATCATTGCAAGGACGTTACCCACGGCATCTGATGCTGCGATTCTGTCAGGAAGGGTCGGACCGTACAGAACTCTGTACGTACTCGGCACTAGAGCGACTACCATAACAACCAGCGCCAGGAAATCTGCCTGTTCCAGTGTAATAATCATTCGAATGCCTCCAGTACATAGTGTTCAAGGTCATCCCTGATGGAATCACGAATGCCCTGGGGATCTGTTGCATCGATAGAATGCACATAGAGGATCGTTTTGTCGTCCGAAATGTCCACGGTAAGGGTTCCGGGGGTAAGGGTAATGGTGTTAGCAATACCCGTAATTCCAATATTGGTTTTGGTCCGGATAGGAACCGCGATAATTCCTGGTTTGATGTCTATTGTGGGTTTGATGACGATCTTTGCGACTGCTATGTTGGCCTTTATGATCTCCTTGATCAGGACGTAAAGATATATGATTTTCTTCGGAATCTTTGAAATCCAATCTCCTGTGGGATACACCACCTCATCAAGCCTGTAAAGTTCGCTGAAGGGCGCTACAACTATGACTCCAAAAAGGAGACCCAGAAGCAAACTGCCAAGGGTTAATTGTCCACTGACAAGGCACCAAACAACTGGAAGTGCCATATAGGTAAGTGTACGACGCTTCATCTAATCACCCTCACGATTACTGCATCAATATACGGCTGAGGATCAATAATCTGGTTTGCAATGGTCTGTGATAACTGTACAACTGGTTCAGGGTACAGTCCAATGATCAGCACAATCGCTGCCAGGAAGAGGATTGGAAACACTATGAGGGGAGACAGTTTGTGGTGAGAATATTCCCCGTACTGAGGATCTCGTTCTCCCCAGAATATAAGTATCCAGCCCCTGAACATGTAGAAGAGGGTAAAGACTGCAAAGATCAGAGCTATCCCTATTGGCAGGTAGAACTGCGCTCTAAGACCTGCATCAAAGAGCAGGAACTTGGAGATGAATCCTCCCATAGGGGGCACTCCGCCAATGGACATGGCTCCCACAAGGAAAGCAACACCCATCATAGGAGCTTTGTTGATCATGCCTCCCATCTGCCGCATGTCCCTTGTCTCGGCAGTATGAATGATTCCACCCGAGGTAAGGAACAACATGCTCTTGGCAAGTGCATGGTTTATCAGGTAAACTATGGATGCACCAAGGATTAGAGCTGCAGCCTCAGTTTGACCGGATACGTTTGCCATCGCTGCCAT is drawn from Methanosarcina lacustris Z-7289 and contains these coding sequences:
- a CDS encoding hydantoinase/oxoprolinase family protein — translated: MKLGLGIDTGGTYTDAVLMDLADGSILDSNKALTTHSNLVEGIEKVVAGLKQEYLKDIKLVSVSTTLSTNSTLEGKGHPAGLILAGYTVNGDIPAHETISIDGGHDSKGNEVSCLDLKSVEQFVNNTRGRLFSYAVSSYFSVRNPEHELSVKKTIEQLTDKPVVCGHELSLSLGAYERAVTAVLNARLIPITTQFIRAVLSVMEARNIKAPMMVMKCDGSLARIEEALEKPVESIFSGPAASLVGAAHISGLKTCVAVDVGGTSTDIALIEDGVPEISENGAIVGNWKTMVRAVRIRTSAMGGDSHVWVQKKLHIGPNRVIPLCLAASDYPILEDKLRKAERISDRIMDDIFQLTSFFVRSGNAGEDDDIHALNYSIEFELENYERKIFDVIGYEPVSVSDISEAVGKHPLQFVKALRSLVQKRCIFHIGFTPTDALHVLGEYDTWNSTVSWLGAKLLGSYLGLDPESFSREIKRNFAKNIALDLLAFFAKDFKREDLEKLLTNSRFTKFKINIPVVMIGAPVKAYVPELREFIDADIRIPKFHEVGNAAGALAGNIVKRSEILIRPIGFGTEQYHVFSEVERKVADNYLEAVDYGTKLMEKLIFDHMDGYGLQKDQVRFDLERKDFTPGFGAQKETRLMGLGIGNPLKLEQ
- the mnhG gene encoding monovalent cation/H(+) antiporter subunit G; the protein is MAIIATILDIISVFFLLIGLIFLCLGMLGLLRLPDVYNRLHATTKVATLGALGVLASIIIQEGYTPMGVKALTVAIFILLTAPISGHMIGKAAYHSGVKLCEGSCLDEYGPEHGPKSIPKSVPKNRPKSVPKKQK
- a CDS encoding monovalent cation/H+ antiporter complex subunit F, translated to MVVALVPSTYRVLYGPTLPDRIAASDAVGNVLAMIFALYAFQGQSIFLMDVAMLLSIISFVGTVIVAKYIDTGEVL
- a CDS encoding Na+/H+ antiporter subunit E — protein: MKRRTLTYMALPVVWCLVSGQLTLGSLLLGLLFGVIVVAPFSELYRLDEVVYPTGDWISKIPKKIIYLYVLIKEIIKANIAVAKIVIKPTIDIKPGIIAVPIRTKTNIGITGIANTITLTPGTLTVDISDDKTILYVHSIDATDPQGIRDSIRDDLEHYVLEAFE